TTCCACCCTTGGCTGCACGCGCGCCAGTGTGTCGTCTCCGCCGCCGCCGAACGTGGCCGCATGCACATAGCTCAGATGCGAGAAATCGAGCAGGTTGTCGGCGATGAGTTCGACCGGAGTGTCGTAGTGCAAGTAGCCCGGGGCATAGGCCCACTCGGACGATTCGCAGGAGAAGTTGTCGGGCAGCAAACCGGTGTCGGCGCTCGCCACGTCATCGCCCATCCACACCATCACCCAGCTTCTGTGCTCGACCACGGCAAAGCGCCGCACGCAGGCCGCCGGCGGCGGCGAGTCCATGCCGGGCACCTCGAAACAGCGGCCGTCGGGCGCGAACTTCAAGCCGTGATACCCGCAGCGTAGGGCATCGCCTTCGAGTCGGCCGCGCGACAGTGGTGCGTGGCGGTGCACGCAGCGGTCCTCGAGTGCGGCAATCGCGCCGCCAGCCGTGCGCCACAGCACCAGTGGTATGCCGATGATCGTGCGGGCAAGCAACTGGCCCGCCTGCAGTTCGTGCGACCAGGCGGCAACGTACCAGGCGTTGCGCAAGAAGGCGCTCACGGCACGGGCTCTCAGGCCAACCCGAAACGCCGGTGCAGCGGCGTCGGATCCGGATCGTGTCCGGCGAAGTCGCGGAACGCGTCGTCGGCGGCCACGCGATGGCCGACGCTCAGCACCTTCTCGATCCAGCGCCTGGCCGTGTCGGCGTCGTACAGGCCGCCAGGCGAACGCTCGAAGGCTTCCACGGCGTCTGCCGCCATCACGTCGGCCCACAGGTACGAATACAGCCCTGCCGCATAGGCGCCGATGAAGACATGGAAGTTGTGCGTCACGCGCATGATCAGGTCCCAGGCCTCGGGCATGCCCAGCTCGGCCAGCGCGTCGTTCTCCACCTGCACCGGGTCCATCGGACGGCCACCGCCGTCCGCCAGCAGATGCAGCCGCAGGTCGACGAGGGCCGGCAGCAGGAAGTCGGGGTTCAGGCTGAAGATGCGGTCGTATCGCAGGCCCTGCTCGATGCGGTCGACCAGGGCCGGCGCGATCGGCTCGCCGGTGACGTGGTGGCGCGCAAAGCGGGCCAGCAGCTCGCGGTCGCGCAGCCAGCGTTCGTTGATGAGCGCAGGCAGTTCGACGAAATCCCAGGCCACGTGCTGGCTGCCCAGCGAACGGTAGGCAGACGTGCAATGCAGCATGTGCAGCGCGTGGCCAAATTCGTGGAAGAAGACGTTCGCGTACTCCCAGGGCAGCAGCACGGGCTGGCCCTGATCCATGCCCGGCGGCGGGGGGAACGTGGAGTACACACCCGAGATGGGCAGCACCCCGCCGCGGAAGCTCTCGGCCTCGCGGTACTGCGTCTGGTACGAACCGTGCGCCTTGCCGGGGCGGTTGAACAGGTCGAAGTAGATGACGCCGATGGGCTCGCCCCCGCGGCTCACTTCGTAGACCCGCACCGTGGGGTGGATGAGCGGCGCGCCCTCGATGGCCTTGAAGGCCAGGCCGTGCACGCGGCCGGCGGCCCAGAACAGGGCCTGCAGCACGGCGTCCAGCGGGAAGTGCGCCTTGACAGCGTCGCCATCCAGGCCGAAGCGTTCGCGGCGCAGCTTCTCGGCGTAGAACTGCCGGTCCCACGGAGCCAGGCGGATGCCTGCGCCTTCGCGGTCGGCCAGGGCCTGGTAGTCGGCCAGCTGCGCCAACGCACGCGGCTTCACGCTGGCCCAGGTGCGCTGCAGCAGAGCCACCGCGGCTTCGGGTGTGCCCACCATGCGGTCGGCCAGCGCCAGGTGGGCGTAGCTCGGGTAACCCATCAGGCGCGCCAGCTCGCCGCGCAGCTGCAGCATCTCGGCGGCCACGGGCTTGTTGTCGTGGGGGCCGGCGTTGTCGCCGCGGTTCGTCCACATGCGCCAGACCTGCTCGCGCAGGTCTCGCCGCGTGGCCAGCGTCAGGAAGGGCCACACCGCGCCGCGGGCATTGGGAATGGCCCAATGGCCCGGCCGGCCCCGCTCGGCCGCGGCGGCGGCGGCGGCTGCGCGCAGCGCGTCGGGCAGGCCGTCCAGGCCTGGCGCGTCGTCGATGAAGACAGCCTGTTCGCTGGCCTCAGCGATCAGGTTCTGGTTGTAGCGCGACGACAAGGCGGCCAGGCGGCGGTTGATGGCCGCCAGCCGCTCCTTTGCCGGACGCGGCAAGCCGGCGCCGCGGCGCTGCATGCGCGTGCGCAAGACGTCCACCAGACGCTGCTGCTCCGGTGACAGCCCGGCCTGCACGCGCTCGTCCCAGACCGCAGTCAGGCGTGCGAACAGCCGCTCATCGTGCGCGATCTCGTCGTCCAGGCCCGCCACCATGGGTGCCATGCGCTGCGCCACGGCCGGCATGTCGCCCAGGCTCATGCTGGCCGCATAGACCCCGTGCACACAGGACACCCGGCGCAACTCGGCACCGCAGGCTTCCAGCGCTGCGGCGGTGTTCTCGAAGCTGGGTGGTGCGGGGTTCGATGCGATGGCCTGCACCTCGCCGCGCTTGAGGTCCAGTGCGCAGCGCATGGCTTCTTCCAGCGCCTCAGGGTCGACACAGGCCAGGGGCGGCAAGCCGCCATAGGGGCCTGCCCAGGGGTCCAGCAACGCCTGTGCGGCAGGGGATGGGCGGGTGTTCATGCGAGTACGCGGTCGAGGAAGGCGCGCACGGGTGGCACGACGAGCCCCGGCGCCATGCACACGCCATGGCCCTGGCCCATGATCTCGTGCACCGTCCAGCCCTGTTGCAGCAGTTCGTCGCGGTGCTCGCCGACGATGGAGGCGATGCGGATCGGGATGCCGGCTTCGACCAGATCACCGTCACTACCAAAGAAGACCATCTTCGGGCAGGCGATGCGCTGCACCGAGTCGGCTTCGGGCCAGCCCTGCATGCTGCTGTACCAGGTCTCCCACTGCCGGTACTGTTCCTTCGAGCGCAGCACCTTCATCGACGAAGGCTCCGGGTCGGCCTGCTTCAGCCGCGTGGCCCGCAGGATGCCGGCATACGGGGCGCCCAGCGGCGGCCATCCGCCCAGCACCAGCGCGCTCAGGCGGTCGGTGCGCGCGGCCAGTTGCAGGCCCACGGCGGCGCCCCAGGAGTAGCCCCAGTACGCGAACCGGTCGAAGCCGGCCGCGCTGGCCACGGCCAGCAGGTCGGCGCAGACACGGTCGGCGGTGAGCGCCTGCGGCGGGATGTCGCGGCTGCCGCCGATGCTGGGGTAGTCCACGCGCAGCACACGGTAGCGATCGGTCAACCGGTTCAGATAGCCGTCAAGCACCGGCTGCATCTCGCTGCCGAACAGCTCGGTGAACGAGGCCATCAGCGGCAAGCCAATGAGCAAGGGCTGGCCCTGTCCCTGAACCTCATAGAAGACGCCGCTGGCCGGGTCAAGCGGCACGTGTGGCCTCGCCGGCCTGGCGCTGCAGCCAGTCGTTCACCAGGTCATCCAGCACCGGCAGCGTCACGGCGCCGGCGCTCATCACCGCTGCGTGGAAGTCGCGGTGCCGGAAACGCTGGCCGAGCTGCGCCTCGGCGCGGCGGCGCAGTTCGCGCAGCTGGAGGTTGCCGATCTGGTAGCCCAGCGCCTGCGCGGGCAGCGCGGCGTAACGGTCGACCTCGCCCTCGATGGTCTCGCTCGACAGGCTCAGGCGCCCGGCCATGTAGGCCACCGCCTGCTCGCGGCTCCAGCCTTGCGCGTGGATGCCGGTGT
The genomic region above belongs to Ideonella sp. WA131b and contains:
- a CDS encoding alpha/beta hydrolase, with product MPLDPASGVFYEVQGQGQPLLIGLPLMASFTELFGSEMQPVLDGYLNRLTDRYRVLRVDYPSIGGSRDIPPQALTADRVCADLLAVASAAGFDRFAYWGYSWGAAVGLQLAARTDRLSALVLGGWPPLGAPYAGILRATRLKQADPEPSSMKVLRSKEQYRQWETWYSSMQGWPEADSVQRIACPKMVFFGSDGDLVEAGIPIRIASIVGEHRDELLQQGWTVHEIMGQGHGVCMAPGLVVPPVRAFLDRVLA
- a CDS encoding M3 family metallopeptidase, with the translated sequence MNTRPSPAAQALLDPWAGPYGGLPPLACVDPEALEEAMRCALDLKRGEVQAIASNPAPPSFENTAAALEACGAELRRVSCVHGVYAASMSLGDMPAVAQRMAPMVAGLDDEIAHDERLFARLTAVWDERVQAGLSPEQQRLVDVLRTRMQRRGAGLPRPAKERLAAINRRLAALSSRYNQNLIAEASEQAVFIDDAPGLDGLPDALRAAAAAAAAERGRPGHWAIPNARGAVWPFLTLATRRDLREQVWRMWTNRGDNAGPHDNKPVAAEMLQLRGELARLMGYPSYAHLALADRMVGTPEAAVALLQRTWASVKPRALAQLADYQALADREGAGIRLAPWDRQFYAEKLRRERFGLDGDAVKAHFPLDAVLQALFWAAGRVHGLAFKAIEGAPLIHPTVRVYEVSRGGEPIGVIYFDLFNRPGKAHGSYQTQYREAESFRGGVLPISGVYSTFPPPPGMDQGQPVLLPWEYANVFFHEFGHALHMLHCTSAYRSLGSQHVAWDFVELPALINERWLRDRELLARFARHHVTGEPIAPALVDRIEQGLRYDRIFSLNPDFLLPALVDLRLHLLADGGGRPMDPVQVENDALAELGMPEAWDLIMRVTHNFHVFIGAYAAGLYSYLWADVMAADAVEAFERSPGGLYDADTARRWIEKVLSVGHRVAADDAFRDFAGHDPDPTPLHRRFGLA
- a CDS encoding aromatic ring-hydroxylating dioxygenase subunit alpha; its protein translation is MSAFLRNAWYVAAWSHELQAGQLLARTIIGIPLVLWRTAGGAIAALEDRCVHRHAPLSRGRLEGDALRCGYHGLKFAPDGRCFEVPGMDSPPPAACVRRFAVVEHRSWVMVWMGDDVASADTGLLPDNFSCESSEWAYAPGYLHYDTPVELIADNLLDFSHLSYVHAATFGGGGDDTLARVQPRVERLSRGVRVRRDISRVPPPAYYRPLWDHDGPVDRWLHYEFLLPGTLLMHSGAQPAGMAAEDAESQGTGVRFHSCQALTPETATSTHYFFMEAHRADRGDANVTKALYQGLLTAFEEDHAMIAAQWRNLQRAPDRRMLPLHMDAALSHYRQLYAAALRSETPT